The genome window AGCGGCCCGTCCTGACCGTGCTGTCGCGGCATCCTTGACGGGCATGCTTCAGGCGCACTGCTGCGGCTGGCCGAGGGCCGGCGCCGAGACCGACATCCGGCCGCTCCACAGCGCCAGCAGCAGGCCCACGCCCGTGAGCGCGGCGCCGGCCCAGCCCACGGACACCAGGCCCAGGCCCGACAGGGTCAGGCCGCCCACCCAGGCACCCAGGGCATTGCCCAGGTTGAAGGCGGCGATGTTCAGGCTGGAGACCAGCGTGGCGCCGGCGGGGCCGGCCTGCTGCAGCACCCGCATCTGCATCGGGGCGACGGTGGCGAAGGCCACGGTGCCCAGCACGATGGTGTAGGCCATGGCCATCAGGGGCTGGCCGAAGGCCCAGGGGCCGAGCGCCAGCGCCGCCATCAGTCCGGCGGTGGTCAGCAGCAGCGCCCGCATGACGCCGCGATCGGCCATGCGTCCGCCCAGCAGATTGCCGGCGGCCAGGCCCGCGCCGAACAGCAGCAGCGTGACCGCGACCAGGTTGTCGCTCATGCCGGTGACCTGCTTGAGCAGCGGCTCGATATAGGTATAGAGCGCGAACACGCCGGCAAAGCCGAACACGGTGATGCCCAGGCCCGCCCAGACCTGGACGCGGCCCAGCACGGCCAGTTCCTGGCCCAGCGGCGAGGGCTGCGGACGGCCCTGATCGCGCGGGACGAACAGGGCCAGGATGGCGTAGGCGGCCAGGCCCACCACGGCCACCGCGACGAAGGCCGAGCGCCAGCCGAAGTGCTGGCCGATCCAGGCGCCGGCGGGAACGCCCAGCAGGGTGGCCAGCGTCAGGCCCGAGAACATCAGCGCGATGGCCGAGGCCCGCTTGTGGGCCGGAACCAGGCCGGTCGCGACCACGGCGCCCACGCCGAAGAAGGTGCCGTGCGTGAGCGAGGTCAGCATGCGGGCGGCCATCAGCCACCCATAGCCGGGCGCCGCCGCGGCCGCGACGTTGCCGGCGATGAAGATGAGCATCAGCGACAGCAGCAGCCGCTTGCGGGGCCAGGTCCGCGTCAGCAGCGTCAGCACGGGCGCGCCCACGGCGACGCCGATCGCGTAGCCCGAGATCAGCGTGCCCGCCGTGGGAAGGGAGATGCCCAGGTCCGTGCTGACCTGGGTCAGCAGGCCCATGATGATGAATTCCGTGGTGCCGATGCCGAAGGCACCGGCGGCTAGCGCCATTAAAGAGAGCGGCATGGTTGCGTCCTGTATGCGGATTTCGTTCGACAGCGACACTGTGGGGGTGGGCGTGATCTTTGTGTAGATGGAATAATGGAATGACATTTGTTCCTATAAGGAAAAGCTGTGCCGACATCCGACAAGGCCGTCCGCAACCGCGCCGAGCCGGCCCCTGGGGAGGCCAATCGGTCGGGAGAGCTGGAGACCTTCGTGCTGGTGGCCGAACGCGGCAGCCTGTCGGCGGCGGCGCGCCGGCTGGGGGTCTCGCCCTCGGCCGTGAGCAAGGTCATGTCCCGGCTGGAGGCACGGCTGGGCGTGCAGCTCCTGCAACGCAGCACCCGGCGGGTGCTGCTGACGGCCGAAGGCACCCAATACTATGAGCAGGGCAAGCGCGTGCTGGCCGACCTGGACGAACTGGAAACCTCGGTGGCGGGGCAGGCCGAACCCCGCGGGCTGGTGCGGATCACCGCCAGCACGTCGACCGGGCAGACCCTGCTGGGGCCGCTGATTCCGCGGTTGCTGGCGGCGCATCCCGGGCTGCGGCTGGACCTGAGCTTCACCGACCAGGTCGTGGACCTGCTGGAAGCGGGGGTCGACATCGCGATCCGCTGGGGGCGGCTGCCCGCCTCGGACGTGGTGGCGCGGCTCCTGGGCCGCACCCGCCAGGTCGTCGTCGGCAGTCCGGGCTATCTTGCCGCCCACGGCGTCCCCCGGCATCCCGACGACCTGCGCACCCATCTGCGCCTGGGCTGGAACTACCGGCGCGAGGTGCCGCGCTGGCCTTTCGAGGTGGACGGGCGGCGGATCGAGGTCGAGATCGGCGAGATCGTCCGGGTCAACGACGGCGAGGTGATGCGCCGGCTGGCCCTGGACGGCGCCGGGCTGGCCCGCCTGTCGGTCTACCACGCCTGGGACGACCTGCGGGCCGGCCGCCTGGTGCCCGTGCTGGAGTCCTGCAATACGGGCGACCTCGAACCCATCCATGCCATCTACATGGGCAAGCCTGGCCGGCTGCCGCCCCGCACCCGGGCGGTGCTGGATTTCCTGCAGGCCAGCGTCGACCTGCGATACGCCGAACGGACCCCGCCGCGGGAGAATGCGGAAGGCGGTGGCTGAGAGGGGCGGGGGTGTGGGGGATATCCCGACAAAAGGCTTGCTAAGTGGTTGCTTGCCGGGTATGATGGCAGGCTTACCTATGGGTTCGTGCCTTTTTGCCAGCCGTGCGCGTGGCGGGGGGCGGGAGTCCGGGGTGGGTAGTAACTGGCCTGGCACCGCGTTCTTGCGGTGTCCGCTTCAGAATTTCAACCCAGGGTGCGCAAGTCGCATTGCCGCCTGACGGGACCAAAACTGATCGGAAGGTTTGGCGCTCGCGCCGGGCATTTCGGGTTAAGTTGGAACAGGGTAAACCATGATTCAAATGCAGACCACGTTGGACGTGGCCGACAACACCGGTGCGCGCTCGGTTATGTGCATCAAGGTGCTCGGCGGCTCCAAGCGCCGCTATGCCGGCATCGGCGACGTCATCAAAGTGAGCGTCAAGGATGCGGCCCCCCGCGGTCGCGTGAAAAAGGGCGAAATCTACAACGCCGTGGTGGTTCGTACCGCCAAGGGCGTCCGTCGCAAGGACGGTTCGCTGATCCGTTTCGGTGGCAATGCCGCCGTGTTGCTCAACGCCAAGCTCGAGCCCATCGGCACTCGCATCTTCGGACCCGTTACGCGTGAACTGCGTACCGAGCGTTTCATGAAGATCGTGTCGCTGGCGCCCGAAGTGCTGTAAAGGTGCCGCGATGAACAAGATCCGCAAAGGTGACGAAGTCATCGTCCTGACCGGCAAGGACAAGGCGAAGCGCGGCGTCGTGCTGAGCGTTGCCGAAGACCGCGTCCTGGTCGAAGGCATCAACGTCGTCAAGAAGAATGTGAAGCCGAATCCGATGGCCAACCAGCCCGGCGGCATCATCGACAAGACCATGCCCATCCACGTGTCCAACGTGGCGATTTTCAACCCCACCTCCGGCAAGGCCGATCGGGTGAGCGTGAAGAAAGTCGACGGCAAGAATGTGCGCGTTTTCCGTTCCAATGGCGAAGCCATTGCGACGAAAGCGTAAGCGGGAGCAAACACAATGGCCCGTCTTCAAGACATCTACCGCGAGAAGGTCGTTGCCGACCTGACCAAGCAGTTCTCGTACAAGTCCGTGATGGAAGTGCCCCGCATCACCAAGATCACCCTGAACATGGGTGTCTCGGAAGCGGTCGCTGACAAGAAAGTCATCGAGCACGCCACCGGCGACCTGACCAAGATCGCTGGCCAGAAGCCCGTCGTGACCAAGTCGCGCAAGGCTATCGCTGGTTTCAAGATCCGCGAGAACTACCCGATCGGCTGCATGGTGACCCTGCGTGGCGCCCGCATGTACGAATTCCTCGATCGCCTGATCAGCGTCGCGCTGCCGCGCGTGCGCGATTTCCGTGGCGTGTCCGGCCGTGCTTTCGACGGTCGCGGCAACTACAACATCGGTGTGAAAGAACAGATCATCTTCCCCGAGATCGAGTACGACAAGATCGACACGCTTCGTGGGCTGAACATCAGCATCACGACCACGGCCAAGACCGATGAAGAAGCCAAGGCGCTGCTGTCGGCCTTCCGCTTCCCGTTCCGTAATTAAGGGGTGAAATAGTGGCTAAGCTTTCACTCATCAACCGCGATATCAAGCGTGTCAAGCTGGCGGCCAAGTATGCCGCCAAGCGCGCCGCGCTCCAGGCTATCGTCGACGATGCGTCCAAGTCGGACGAAGAACGTTACCAGGCTCGCCTGAAGATTCAGCAGCTGCCCCGTAACGCCAACCCCACCCGCCAGCGCAACCGTTGCGCGGTGACCGGTCGCCCCCGTGGCGTGTTTCGCAAGTTCGGTCTGGCTCGTAACAAACTGCGCGAGATGGCTATGCGCGGCGAAGTTCCGGGCATGACCAAGGCCAGCTGGTAGGAGAGTCATTCATGAGCATGAGCGATCCGATCGCCGATATGCTGACGCGCATCCGCAATGCGCAGCGCGTAGATAAGGCGTCCGTGTCCATGCCCTCCTCGAAGCTGAAGGTGGCGATTGCCACCGTGCTGAAGGACGAGGGCTATATCGACGGTTTCGAGGTCAAGGCCAACGATGGCAAACCCGAACTCGAAATCTCCCTGAAGTACTACGCCGGCCGTCCGGTCATCGAGCGCATCGAACGCGTCTCGAAGCCTGGCCTGCGTATCTACAAGGGCCGTCATTCCATTCCCCAGGTCATGAACGGCCTGGGCGTGACCATCGTGTCCACCTCTCGTGGCGTGATGACCGATCGCAAGGCGCGCGCCAACGGCGTGGGCGGCGAGGTCCTCTGCTACGTGGCGTAAGGAGCCGACATGTCGCGTATAGCAAAATATCCCGTCGAGCTGCCCAAGGGCGTCGAAGCCACGATCGCTGCCGACCAGATCACTGTCAAGGGTCCCCTGGGCACGCTGGTCCAGGCCCTGACCGGTCAGGTCACGATCGCGCAAGACGCCGGCAAGCTGACTTTCGTCGCCGCCAATGACAGCCGCGAAGCCAAGGCCATGTCCGGTACCATCCGGGCCCTGGTCAACAACATGGTGACCGGCGTGAGCAAGGGCTTCGAGCGCAAGCTGACCCTGGTCGGCGTGGGCTATCGGGCCCAGGCGCAAGGCGATGCCGTCAAGCTGCAGCTCGGTTTCTCGCACGATGTCGTGCACCAGATGCCTGCCGGCGTGAAAGTCGAGTGCCCCACCCAGACGGAAGTGATCGTCAAGGGCGCCAACAAGCAGCAGGTTGGTCAGGTGGCCGCTGAAATCCGCGCCTACCGCTCCCCCGAGCCCTACAAGGGCAAGGGCGTGCGCTATGCGGACGAACGGGTCATCATCAAAGAGACCAAGAAGAAATAAGGCGGGCAAGGACGAATCATGGACAAGAAGCAAGCTCGTTTGCGTCGTGCGGTACCTACCCGCCGGAAGATCGCCGAGTTGCGTGTGCATCGCCTGTCGGTGTTCCGCACCAACCTGCACATCTACGCAAACATCATTTCGCCTGAAGGCGATAAGGTGCTGGTCAGTGCCTCGACCGTCGAACCCGAAATCCGCCAGCAACTGGCGGGAGATTCGGGCAAGGGCGGCAACGTGGCCGCAGCAACCCTGGTGGGCAAGCGCGTGGCCGAGAAGGCCAAGGCCGCCGGTATCGAGACCGTCGCGTTCGATCGCAGCGGTTTCCGCTACCACGGCCGCGTCAAGGCCCTGGCTGATGCCGCGCGTGAAGCCGGCCTGAAGTTTTAAGCGAGGATTACATGGCCAAGATGCAAGGTAAGAATGCAGCGGCTGAGGAACGCGACGACGGTCTTCGCGAGAAGATGATTGCCGTCAACCGCGTCACGAAAGTCGTGAAGGGCGGTCGTATCCTCGGTTTCGCAGCGCTGACGGTGGTCGGCGATGGCGACGGTCGCGTCGGCATGGGCAAGGGCAAGGCCCGGGAAGTCCCGGTCGCGGTCCAGAAGGCAATGGAAGAAGCCCGCCGCAAGATGGTCAAGGTGCCCCTGAAGAACGGCACCCTGTACCACAATGTGGTCGGCAAGCACGGCGCCTCGACCGTTCTGATCTCGCCCGCCGTCGAAGGTACCGGCGTGATCGCCGGTGGTCCGATGCGCGCGATTTTCGACGTGCTGGGTGTTCGTAACGTGGTGGCCAAGAGCCTCGGCTCGACCAACCCGTACAACCTGGTGCGCGCGACGCTCAACGGTCTGAGCGCAAGCTCGACTCCGGCCGACGTCGCCGCCAAGCGCGGCAAGTCGGTCGAAGAGATCCTGGGGTAAGCCATGACGACGAAGAAAAACGTCAAAGTGACGCTCGTGCGTTCCCCTATCGGAACGCCCGAATCGCACCGCGCCACGATCCGTGGCCTGGGACTGCGCCAGCTGAACAGCTCGCGCGTCCTGGTCGACACGCCCGAAGTGCGCGGCATGATCCGCAAGGTGTCGTATCTGATCACCGTGTCGGAAGCCTGAGAGGTCTAGCATGCAACTCAATACGCTCAAGCCCGCCGAAGGCGCCAAGCACGCCAAGCGCCGTGTCGGTCGTGGTATCGGTTCCGGCCTCGGCAAGACCGCCGGCCGCGGCCACAAGGGTCAGAAGTCCCGTTCGGGTGGCTTCCACAAGGTTGGCTTCGAAGGCGGCCAGATGCCGCTGCAGCGCCGGCTGCCCAAGCGTGGCTTCAAGTCGCTGGATCAGCACCTGTATGCGCAGGTCCGCCTGTCCGAACTGCAAGCCCTGCCGGTCGACGAAATCGACGTGCAGGCGCTCAAGCAGGCCGGCGTGGTCGGCCAGCAGGTCCGCTACGTCAAGGTCATCAAGACCGGCGAGCTCTCCCGCAAGGTGGTGCTCAAGGGCATGACGGCGACGGCCGGTGCCAAGGCGGCGATCGAAGCCGCCGGCGGCTCCCTGGTCTGATAACCGAGGACTGAGCTTTGGCTAATGCGAACGCACTGGGCAAGACCGGCAGCAAGTACGGCGACCTGAAACGCCGGCTGGTCTTCCTGTTGCTCGCCCTGGTGGTGTACCGGATCGGTACGCACATCCCTGTTCCCGGGATCGATCCGGTCCAGTTGACCTCCCTGTTCCATCAGAACCAGGGCGGGATTCTGGGCCTGTTCAACATGTTCTCGGGCGGTGCGCTTTCGCGTTTCTCGATCTTTGCATTGGGGATCATGCCGTACATCTCGGCGTCGATCATCATGCAGCTGATGACGGTCATCGTGCCGTCGTTGGAAGCGATCAAGAAGGAAGGCGAGGCCGGGCGGCGCAAGATTACGCAGTACACGCGCTACGGTACGCTGGCGCTGGCGCTGGTGCAGTCGGTCGGCATTTCGGTCGCGCTGGAGTCGCAGCCCGGGCTGGTCATCGATCCTGGCCTGATGTTCCGGGCCACCACGATGATCTCGCTCGTCACGGGAACGATGTTCCTGATGTGGCTGGGTGAACAGATCACCGAGCGGGGCCTGGGCAACGGCATCTCGATCCTGATCTTCTCGGGTATCGCGGCCGGCCTGCCTCATGCGTTGGCCGGGCTGTTCGAGCTGGTCAACACGGGTGCGATGGCTGTCCTGTCGGCGCTGTTCATCGTCGTGCTGGTGGTGCTGGTGACGGCTTTCGTGGTGTTCGTGGAACGCGGACAGCGCAAGATCGTCGTCAACTACGCCAAGCGCCAGGTGGGCAACCGGGTGTATGGCGGACAAAGCTCGCATCTGCCGCTGAAGCTGAACATGGCAGGGGTGATTCCGCCGATCTTCGCGTCGTCGATCATCCTGTTCCCGGCTACGGTGGTCAGCTGGTTCTCGAGCGGTGACGGCCTGCGCTGGCTGAAGGACCTGGCCGCCGCGTTGTCGCCCGGACAGCCGCTGTACATCACGCTGTATGCCATTGCGATCGTGTTCTTCTGCTTCTTCTACACGGCGCTCGTGTTCAACAGCCGCGAGACCGCCGACAACCTGAAGAAGAGCGGCGCGTTCGTCCCGGGTATCCGTCCGGGCGAGCAGACCGCGCGGTACATCGACAAGATCCTGATGCGCCTGACTTTCAGTGGCGCCATCTACATCACGTTGGTGTGCCTGCTGCCGGAGTTCCTGGTCTTGAGGTGGAACGTGCCGTTCTACTTCGGTGGTACGTCTTTGCTGATTATCGTTGTGGTCACGATGGATTTCATGGCCCAGGTGCAGGCTTACGTGATGTCGCACCAATATGATTCGCTGCTCAAGAAGGCGAACTTCAAGGGCGGAAATCTACCGGTGCGGTAACGAGAAAATGTCCAAAGACGACGTTATTCAGATGCAGGGCGAGGTCGTGGAAAACCTGCCCAACGCGACGTTTCGTGTCAAGCTCGAGAATGGCCATGTCGTGCTGGGACATATCTCGGGAAAAATGCGGATGAATTACATCCGTATCCTGCCGGGGGATCGTGTGACGGTCGAACTGACGCCATACGATCTATCGCGAGCAAGAATCGTGTTCCGCTCGAAGTAAGCCTGGGGCTTACCGGGTAAGAATTAGGAGTCAATCATGAAAGTAATGGCATCGGTCAAAGCAATTTGCCGGAACTGCAAGGTCATCAAGCGCAAGGGCGTGGTGCGGATCATCTGCACCGACCCGCGCCACAAGCAACGTCAGGGCTGAGCCTAGGCTCGGTTCTACGCTAAAGGTATTCAAGGAAACGTTATGGCCCGTATTGCTGGCATCAACATTCCGCCGCATCAGCACACCGAAATCGGTCTGACGGCTATCTTCGGCATCGGCCGTTCGCGCGCTCGCAAGATTTGCGAAGTGGCCGGCGTGCCGAGCAACAAGAAGGTCAAGGATCTGAACGACGCCGAACTCGAGCGGATTCGCGAACAGATCAACACCTTCACCGTCGAAGGCGATCTGCGTCGTGAAATCCAACTGTCGATCAAGCGTCTGATCGACCTCGGCTCGTACCGTGGCTTCCGCCACAAGCGCGGCCTGCCCGTGCGTGGCCAGCGTACCCGTACGAACGCCCGCACCCGCAAGGGTCCGCGTCGCGCCGCCGCGTCGCTCAAAAAGTAATCGGCTGACACCCAGTCAAGGATCCAGAAATGGCGAAATCCCCGAACAGCGGCGCCCAGCGCGTTCGCAAGAAAGTCAAGAAGAACGTCTCGGACGGCATCGCGCACGTTCACGCGTCCTTCAACAACACCATCATCACGATCACCGATCGCCAGGGCAATGCCCTGTCGTGGGCGACGTCGGGCGGCGCCGGCTTCAAGGGCTCGCGCAAGTCCACCCCGTTCGCGGCCCAGGTCGCGGCGGAGTCCGCCGGTCGCGTGGCGATGGAATACGGCATCAAGACGCTGGAAGTGCGTATCAAGGGCCCCGGTCCCGGCCGCGAATCGTCGGTTCGCGCCCTGAACGCCCTGGGCATCAAGATCTCCAGCATCGCCGACATCACGCCGGTGCCGCACAACGGCTGCCGTCCGCCGAAGCGCAGAAGGATCTGAGCCCCCCCCTACGCGCTTCGCGCGCCCCCCAGGGGGCGATGCGGGTGGACCGGCGGAGCCGGATCCACCGCATCCTGGGTCTTTCGCTTTGCGGCCCTTTGGGCCGCTCGCTGTGGGAGCTTCGGGCAAAGCGCGGTAGAATAAAGGGCTTTGCTGTTTGCGGTACGTAGTTTTTATTGTTTTATGGGGGCGCAGCCGGCATGGGTCGGGTGCGCCGAGTAAGACCACCGTTTGCCGCGTTCTGGTTCATCGAACGTAAATGACCAAGGCAAACTCCTCGCCATGCGTGTGCATGGCCTGACAGAGAAAAGGATACATCGTGGCACGTTATATTGGCCCCAAATGTAAGCTTTCCCGCCGCGAAGGCACGGACCTCTTCCTGAAGAGCGCCCGCCGTTCGCTGGATTCCAAGTGCAAGCTCGAGAGCAAGCCCGGCCAGCATGGCCGCACCTCGGGTGCCCGTACCTCGGACTACGGTCTGCAGCTGCGCGAGAAGCAAAAGCTCAAGCGCATGTACGGCATTCTGGAAAAGCAGTTCCGCAAGTACTTCGAAGAAGCCGAGCGCCGCAAGGGCAACACCGGCGAAAACCTGATCCAGCTGCTCGAGTCGCGCCTGGACAACGTGGTCTATCGCATGGGCTTCGGCTCGACCCGCGCCGAAGCGCGCCAGTTGGTCAGCCACAAGGCGCTGATGCTGAACGGCCACACCGCCAACGTGCCGTCCATCATCGTCAAGGCCGGCGACGTGATCACCATCCGTGAGAAGGCCAAGAAGCAGGCCCGTATCCAGGAGGCGCTGCAACTGGCCTCCAGCCAGGGCATGCCGCAGTGGGTCAGCGTCGACGCGACCAAGCTGGAAGGCACGTTCAAGCAGGCCCCGGATCGCGCCGATGTCGCCCGCGACATCAACGAATCCATGGTCGTGGAACTCTATTCGCGCTAATAACTGAAGCCGGCTCTAGGTGCCGGCTTTCCCATCCCTGGGCACAGCGGATCCGGCTTTGCCGGTCCGCCAGTGCCGCCCCTTGAGGGGCGCGCGGAGCGCGTAGGGGTGGGCCTATTTTTCCCCCAGCCTTATCGGTGTAACGAGCCGAGGGTATTGATAAGGAATAAGGAAGATTCATGGCGAATGCCGCATTTCTGAAACCGCGCAATATCGACGTCGAGACCATCGGCTCGAATCATGCCAAGGTGATCATGGAGCCGTTCGAACGCGGCTACGGTCATACCCTGGGCAATGCGCTGCGCCGCATCCTGCTGTCGTCGATGGCGGGCTACGCGCCGACCGAAGTGCAGATCACCGGTGTCGTGCACGAATACTCGGCCATCGATGGCGTGCGCGAAGACGTGGTCGACATCCTGCTGAACCTCAAGGGTGTGGTGTTCAAGCTGCACAACCGCGACGAAGTCGTCCTGACCCTGCGCAAGCAAGGCCCCGGCGTGGTCACGGCCGCCGATATCGAACTCTCGCACGACGTCGAGATCATCAACCCCAACCACGTCATTGCCAACCTGACGGACAACGGCCGTCTGGAAATGCAACTGAAGGTGGAGAAGGGCCGCGGCTACGTGCCGGGCAACCTGCGCAGCTTCGCCGATGACCATGCCCGCACCGTGGGCCGCATCGTGCTGGACGCCTCGTACAGCCCGATCCGCCGCGTCAGCTACACCGTCGAAAGCGCCCGCGTCGAGCAGCGTACCGACCTGGACAAGCTGGTCCTCGACATCGAGACCAACGGCGTGATCTCGCCCGAGGAAGCCGTGCGCCAGTCGGCCCGCATCCTGATGGACCAGCTGTCGGTGTTCGCCGCGCTGGAAGGCTCGACGGAAACCATCGAAGCGCCCGCCCGTGGCACGCCGCAGATCGACCCGATCCTGCTGCGCCCGGTCGACGACCTCGAACTGACCGTCCGCTCGGCCAACTGCCTGAAGGCCGAGAACATCTACTACATCGGCGACCTGATCCAGCGTACCGAGAACGAACTGCTGAAGACCCCGAACCTGGGTCGCAAGTCGCTCAACGAGATCAAGGAAGTCCTGGCTGCCCGCGGCCTGACCCTGGGCATGAAGCTCGAGAACTGGCCGCCTCTCGGCCTCGAGCGGCCGTAGAGGGCCCCCCCTACGCCCTACGGGCGCCCCCCAGGGGGCGGCACTGGCGGACCGGCGGAGCCGGATCCGCTGTGCCCTGGGTAGCGGAGCTTGTTTCGTTACGTAGTTGTAGTACCAACAATTTTTCCACCGGCCCGCGGCGCTTTGCCGATAGAAGAGCTGGAAACCTCGCGGCACAGCCGCTCTTAGATTCATAAAGGAAGTCATCATGCGTCACCGTCACGGTCTCCGTAAACTGAACCGCACCAGCAGCCATCGTCTGGCCATGTTCCGCAACATGGCTGTCTCGCTGCTCACGCACGAAGCCATCAAGACCACCCTGCCCAAGGCCAAGGAACTGCGCCGCATCGTCGAGCCGCTGATCACCCTGGGCAAGGAGCCG of Pigmentiphaga sp. H8 contains these proteins:
- a CDS encoding MFS transporter; translated protein: MPLSLMALAAGAFGIGTTEFIIMGLLTQVSTDLGISLPTAGTLISGYAIGVAVGAPVLTLLTRTWPRKRLLLSLMLIFIAGNVAAAAAPGYGWLMAARMLTSLTHGTFFGVGAVVATGLVPAHKRASAIALMFSGLTLATLLGVPAGAWIGQHFGWRSAFVAVAVVGLAAYAILALFVPRDQGRPQPSPLGQELAVLGRVQVWAGLGITVFGFAGVFALYTYIEPLLKQVTGMSDNLVAVTLLLFGAGLAAGNLLGGRMADRGVMRALLLTTAGLMAALALGPWAFGQPLMAMAYTIVLGTVAFATVAPMQMRVLQQAGPAGATLVSSLNIAAFNLGNALGAWVGGLTLSGLGLVSVGWAGAALTGVGLLLALWSGRMSVSAPALGQPQQCA
- a CDS encoding LysR family transcriptional regulator, with the translated sequence MPTSDKAVRNRAEPAPGEANRSGELETFVLVAERGSLSAAARRLGVSPSAVSKVMSRLEARLGVQLLQRSTRRVLLTAEGTQYYEQGKRVLADLDELETSVAGQAEPRGLVRITASTSTGQTLLGPLIPRLLAAHPGLRLDLSFTDQVVDLLEAGVDIAIRWGRLPASDVVARLLGRTRQVVVGSPGYLAAHGVPRHPDDLRTHLRLGWNYRREVPRWPFEVDGRRIEVEIGEIVRVNDGEVMRRLALDGAGLARLSVYHAWDDLRAGRLVPVLESCNTGDLEPIHAIYMGKPGRLPPRTRAVLDFLQASVDLRYAERTPPRENAEGGG
- the rplN gene encoding 50S ribosomal protein L14, which gives rise to MIQMQTTLDVADNTGARSVMCIKVLGGSKRRYAGIGDVIKVSVKDAAPRGRVKKGEIYNAVVVRTAKGVRRKDGSLIRFGGNAAVLLNAKLEPIGTRIFGPVTRELRTERFMKIVSLAPEVL
- the rplX gene encoding 50S ribosomal protein L24; amino-acid sequence: MNKIRKGDEVIVLTGKDKAKRGVVLSVAEDRVLVEGINVVKKNVKPNPMANQPGGIIDKTMPIHVSNVAIFNPTSGKADRVSVKKVDGKNVRVFRSNGEAIATKA
- the rplE gene encoding 50S ribosomal protein L5, with product MARLQDIYREKVVADLTKQFSYKSVMEVPRITKITLNMGVSEAVADKKVIEHATGDLTKIAGQKPVVTKSRKAIAGFKIRENYPIGCMVTLRGARMYEFLDRLISVALPRVRDFRGVSGRAFDGRGNYNIGVKEQIIFPEIEYDKIDTLRGLNISITTTAKTDEEAKALLSAFRFPFRN
- the rpsN gene encoding 30S ribosomal protein S14 translates to MAKLSLINRDIKRVKLAAKYAAKRAALQAIVDDASKSDEERYQARLKIQQLPRNANPTRQRNRCAVTGRPRGVFRKFGLARNKLREMAMRGEVPGMTKASW
- the rpsH gene encoding 30S ribosomal protein S8, which translates into the protein MSMSDPIADMLTRIRNAQRVDKASVSMPSSKLKVAIATVLKDEGYIDGFEVKANDGKPELEISLKYYAGRPVIERIERVSKPGLRIYKGRHSIPQVMNGLGVTIVSTSRGVMTDRKARANGVGGEVLCYVA
- the rplF gene encoding 50S ribosomal protein L6, translated to MSRIAKYPVELPKGVEATIAADQITVKGPLGTLVQALTGQVTIAQDAGKLTFVAANDSREAKAMSGTIRALVNNMVTGVSKGFERKLTLVGVGYRAQAQGDAVKLQLGFSHDVVHQMPAGVKVECPTQTEVIVKGANKQQVGQVAAEIRAYRSPEPYKGKGVRYADERVIIKETKKK
- the rplR gene encoding 50S ribosomal protein L18, translated to MDKKQARLRRAVPTRRKIAELRVHRLSVFRTNLHIYANIISPEGDKVLVSASTVEPEIRQQLAGDSGKGGNVAAATLVGKRVAEKAKAAGIETVAFDRSGFRYHGRVKALADAAREAGLKF
- the rpsE gene encoding 30S ribosomal protein S5; translation: MAKMQGKNAAAEERDDGLREKMIAVNRVTKVVKGGRILGFAALTVVGDGDGRVGMGKGKAREVPVAVQKAMEEARRKMVKVPLKNGTLYHNVVGKHGASTVLISPAVEGTGVIAGGPMRAIFDVLGVRNVVAKSLGSTNPYNLVRATLNGLSASSTPADVAAKRGKSVEEILG
- the rpmD gene encoding 50S ribosomal protein L30; the encoded protein is MTTKKNVKVTLVRSPIGTPESHRATIRGLGLRQLNSSRVLVDTPEVRGMIRKVSYLITVSEA
- the rplO gene encoding 50S ribosomal protein L15 — its product is MQLNTLKPAEGAKHAKRRVGRGIGSGLGKTAGRGHKGQKSRSGGFHKVGFEGGQMPLQRRLPKRGFKSLDQHLYAQVRLSELQALPVDEIDVQALKQAGVVGQQVRYVKVIKTGELSRKVVLKGMTATAGAKAAIEAAGGSLV
- the secY gene encoding preprotein translocase subunit SecY, with the translated sequence MANANALGKTGSKYGDLKRRLVFLLLALVVYRIGTHIPVPGIDPVQLTSLFHQNQGGILGLFNMFSGGALSRFSIFALGIMPYISASIIMQLMTVIVPSLEAIKKEGEAGRRKITQYTRYGTLALALVQSVGISVALESQPGLVIDPGLMFRATTMISLVTGTMFLMWLGEQITERGLGNGISILIFSGIAAGLPHALAGLFELVNTGAMAVLSALFIVVLVVLVTAFVVFVERGQRKIVVNYAKRQVGNRVYGGQSSHLPLKLNMAGVIPPIFASSIILFPATVVSWFSSGDGLRWLKDLAAALSPGQPLYITLYAIAIVFFCFFYTALVFNSRETADNLKKSGAFVPGIRPGEQTARYIDKILMRLTFSGAIYITLVCLLPEFLVLRWNVPFYFGGTSLLIIVVVTMDFMAQVQAYVMSHQYDSLLKKANFKGGNLPVR
- the infA gene encoding translation initiation factor IF-1, with the protein product MSKDDVIQMQGEVVENLPNATFRVKLENGHVVLGHISGKMRMNYIRILPGDRVTVELTPYDLSRARIVFRSK
- the rpmJ gene encoding 50S ribosomal protein L36 yields the protein MKVMASVKAICRNCKVIKRKGVVRIICTDPRHKQRQG
- the rpsM gene encoding 30S ribosomal protein S13, whose translation is MARIAGINIPPHQHTEIGLTAIFGIGRSRARKICEVAGVPSNKKVKDLNDAELERIREQINTFTVEGDLRREIQLSIKRLIDLGSYRGFRHKRGLPVRGQRTRTNARTRKGPRRAAASLKK
- the rpsK gene encoding 30S ribosomal protein S11, which produces MAKSPNSGAQRVRKKVKKNVSDGIAHVHASFNNTIITITDRQGNALSWATSGGAGFKGSRKSTPFAAQVAAESAGRVAMEYGIKTLEVRIKGPGPGRESSVRALNALGIKISSIADITPVPHNGCRPPKRRRI
- the rpsD gene encoding 30S ribosomal protein S4 encodes the protein MARYIGPKCKLSRREGTDLFLKSARRSLDSKCKLESKPGQHGRTSGARTSDYGLQLREKQKLKRMYGILEKQFRKYFEEAERRKGNTGENLIQLLESRLDNVVYRMGFGSTRAEARQLVSHKALMLNGHTANVPSIIVKAGDVITIREKAKKQARIQEALQLASSQGMPQWVSVDATKLEGTFKQAPDRADVARDINESMVVELYSR